In Paenibacillus hexagrammi, the following are encoded in one genomic region:
- the purS gene encoding phosphoribosylformylglycinamidine synthase subunit PurS has product MKATVYVTIKQNVLDVQGTAVQGALHSMGFEEVGKVRIGKYLELELGTTDKAEAEARVKAMCEKLLANTVIEDYRYELA; this is encoded by the coding sequence ATGAAAGCAACCGTTTATGTAACGATCAAACAAAACGTATTGGACGTGCAAGGAACTGCCGTTCAAGGAGCTCTTCATTCGATGGGCTTTGAAGAAGTAGGCAAGGTTCGCATTGGTAAATACCTGGAGCTTGAACTGGGTACAACGGACAAAGCGGAGGCAGAAGCACGCGTAAAAGCAATGTGCGAAAAGCTGCTGGCTAATACGGTTATCGAAGACTATCGCTACGAGTTGGCGTAG